The Actinomycetes bacterium genome includes the window ATCCGGCGCTCAAAACGGGAGCGTGCGCAGTCGGTGGATAGTACGTATCAAACGTTGGCACCAGACCAGAAAACGTCAACTCAGGCAACCGACACCCGATCAGCGGCAGAATCAGCCCAGGAGGCAACGTCCAACGCCGACTCCAACGGTGACTCGATTCCCTCCGATTGGCTACGACCGGGAAGTGAGAAGTAGTGGAGGTTCAGGAAACCGGGGTCCAGACGGATCGGATTGTCACGATCCCCAACATCATCAGTTTCATCCGGCTGCTTGGTGTGCCTTTGTTCCTCTGGTTGATTTTGGTGCCGGAGGCCGATGAGTGGGCTTTGGTAGTACTGGTTTTGGCTGGGATTTCTGATTGGCTGGACGGTAAGATCGCGCGGGCTACCGGTCAGATCTCCAAGCTAGGGCAAGTCCTGGATCCGATGGCTGATCGGCTCTACATCCTTGCGGCGTTAATCGGACTCGCGGTGCGCGAAATCATTCCGTGGTGGCTCGTCATTGTATTAATCGCGCGTGACCTGGTCCTGTTGCTGATGCTGCCTCCGCTGAAGAAGCGCGGTTTGGTGGGACTTCCGGTGCACTTCCTCGGCAAGGCGGCGACGTTCTGTCTTTTGTACGCCTTTCCGTTGCTGCTGCTGGGCGATGTGGAAGGTTGGGTTGGAACGACCGCGCAAGTATTTGGATGGGCCTTCGCGATCTGGGGAACTGCGCTGTATTGGTATGCGGCACTGCTGTATTTAGAGCAGGCTCGCCGGGTGATCCGGGCACTGCCAACTTGAGCGTCAGCAGTCTGACTTATTGGGTATCACGGGCAGCCGGTTGGCTTTAATCGCACGCAAGTGGGGCGAACTGTTGCTGAAAACGGGCGCATGACAGGATTCAGACAGCAGCCGGCGGTCCATTCCGGGGACCGAAGGCTGAGGACTGAGGAGGCAACATGAACCCGCAGGAGTTGAGTTACACAACTGAACATGAGTGGGTACGGCAAGACGATAATGTCGTGCGATTCGGCATCACTCATTTCGCTCAAGATGCCCTCGGTGACATTGTTTTTGTGGATTTGCCTGAGGTCGGCGATGCACTGACGGCCGGACAACCATGCGGTGAGGTGGAATCCACCAAGAGCGTCAGTGACATCTACGCGCCAGT containing:
- a CDS encoding CDP-alcohol phosphatidyltransferase family protein, which produces MEVQETGVQTDRIVTIPNIISFIRLLGVPLFLWLILVPEADEWALVVLVLAGISDWLDGKIARATGQISKLGQVLDPMADRLYILAALIGLAVREIIPWWLVIVLIARDLVLLLMLPPLKKRGLVGLPVHFLGKAATFCLLYAFPLLLLGDVEGWVGTTAQVFGWAFAIWGTALYWYAALLYLEQARRVIRALPT
- the gcvH gene encoding glycine cleavage system protein GcvH produces the protein MNPQELSYTTEHEWVRQDDNVVRFGITHFAQDALGDIVFVDLPEVGDALTAGQPCGEVESTKSVSDIYAPVTGKVVARNDELLDTPESINADPYGAGWLLDVEVQGEAMAMLDAAGYEAHLAQL